A window of the Cystobacter fuscus genome harbors these coding sequences:
- a CDS encoding alpha-1,4-glucan--maltose-1-phosphate maltosyltransferase, with translation MSERIGSTVIENVRPQLDAGRWAVKRVEGESLVVQADIFKEGHDVLVAVVRWRQSAPKPQATQWAEVPMVARGNDLWEASLPLPSNGRYEYTVEAWPDFFATWVSELKRKVDAGRDVKSELLEGAAMLRGHAERAEKAGSPEHAQRFLEAAKLFDAGMNHRTIAAAMDPTLLQTASAYADRSVSTRYDRVLEVFVDREKARYGSWYEFFPRSAVRDGRTHGSFKDAEKWLPYVRDLGFDVIYLPPVHPIGLKARKGKNNSLTAGPEDVGSPWAIGGPEGGHKAIHPQLGTLEDFARFVKEANAHGIEIAMDLAYQCSPDHPYVKEHPEWFLHRPDGTIKTAENPPKRYEDIVNFDWLGPARDTLWPELKSVVMHWVNLGVRIFRVDNPHTKPLQFWAWMIREVQTERPDVVFLAEAFTRPKVMKALARLGFQQSYTYFTWRNFKQEMEEYLEEITSPPVSDYMRGNLWPNTPDILPEFLQRSGPPGFRLRAAMAATLSSVWGMYCGYEFCDGTPVAPGKEEYLDSEKYQLKVWDPDQPGNIRDYIARLNGIRQRHRAFQLYDNLRFFRSENDQVMAYLKRTPDGTSQVLVAVSFDPYNAQESVLHVPLEELGIAPDETFQVHELMTDTRGLWQGPTAHVRLTPEQPASIWAVYRFRRSEHAFDYYE, from the coding sequence ATGAGCGAGAGAATCGGAAGCACGGTCATCGAGAATGTGCGGCCGCAGCTGGACGCGGGCCGCTGGGCGGTGAAGCGGGTCGAGGGCGAGTCCCTCGTCGTGCAAGCGGACATCTTCAAGGAGGGACACGATGTCCTGGTGGCGGTGGTGCGCTGGAGGCAATCCGCGCCCAAGCCCCAGGCGACGCAGTGGGCCGAGGTGCCCATGGTGGCCAGGGGCAATGACTTGTGGGAGGCCTCGCTGCCGCTGCCGAGCAACGGCCGCTACGAGTACACGGTGGAGGCCTGGCCGGACTTCTTCGCGACCTGGGTGTCCGAGCTCAAGCGCAAGGTGGACGCCGGCCGCGACGTGAAGAGCGAGCTGCTCGAGGGCGCCGCGATGCTGCGCGGCCACGCCGAGCGCGCCGAGAAGGCCGGCAGTCCCGAGCACGCCCAGCGCTTCCTCGAGGCGGCGAAGCTCTTCGACGCGGGGATGAACCACCGCACCATCGCCGCGGCCATGGACCCCACCCTGCTCCAGACGGCCTCGGCGTACGCGGACCGCTCGGTGTCCACGCGCTATGACCGGGTGCTCGAGGTCTTCGTGGACCGGGAGAAGGCCCGCTACGGCTCCTGGTACGAGTTCTTCCCGCGCTCGGCGGTGCGCGACGGGCGCACCCACGGCTCGTTCAAGGACGCGGAGAAGTGGCTGCCCTACGTGCGCGACCTGGGCTTCGACGTCATCTACCTGCCGCCGGTGCACCCCATCGGCCTCAAGGCGCGCAAGGGCAAGAACAACAGCCTCACCGCGGGCCCCGAGGACGTGGGCAGCCCCTGGGCCATCGGCGGCCCCGAGGGCGGCCACAAGGCCATCCACCCCCAGCTCGGCACGCTCGAGGACTTCGCGCGCTTCGTGAAGGAGGCCAACGCCCACGGCATCGAGATCGCCATGGATCTGGCCTACCAGTGCTCGCCGGACCACCCCTACGTGAAGGAACACCCCGAGTGGTTCCTCCACCGGCCCGACGGCACCATCAAGACGGCGGAGAACCCGCCCAAGCGCTACGAGGACATCGTCAACTTCGACTGGCTCGGCCCCGCGCGCGACACGCTGTGGCCCGAGCTCAAGTCCGTCGTCATGCACTGGGTGAACCTGGGCGTGCGCATCTTCCGCGTGGACAACCCGCACACCAAGCCCCTGCAGTTCTGGGCGTGGATGATCCGCGAGGTGCAGACCGAGCGCCCCGACGTCGTCTTCCTCGCCGAGGCGTTCACCCGCCCCAAGGTGATGAAGGCCCTGGCCAGGCTCGGCTTCCAGCAGTCGTACACCTACTTCACCTGGCGCAACTTCAAGCAGGAGATGGAGGAGTACCTCGAGGAGATCACGAGCCCGCCCGTGTCCGACTACATGCGCGGCAACCTCTGGCCCAACACGCCGGACATCCTCCCCGAGTTCCTCCAGCGCAGCGGTCCCCCGGGCTTCCGGCTGCGCGCCGCCATGGCCGCCACGCTCTCCAGCGTCTGGGGCATGTACTGTGGCTACGAGTTCTGTGACGGCACCCCCGTGGCGCCGGGCAAGGAGGAGTACCTCGACTCGGAGAAGTACCAGCTCAAGGTCTGGGATCCGGATCAGCCCGGCAACATCCGCGACTACATCGCCCGGCTCAACGGCATCCGCCAGCGCCACCGCGCCTTCCAGCTCTACGACAACCTGCGCTTCTTCCGCTCGGAGAACGACCAGGTGATGGCGTACCTCAAGCGCACCCCGGACGGCACGAGCCAGGTGCTGGTGGCGGTGAGCTTCGATCCCTACAACGCGCAGGAATCCGTGCTGCACGTGCCCCTGGAGGAGCTGGGGATTGCCCCCGACGAGACCTTCCAGGTGCATGAGTTGATGACGGATACGCGCGGCTTGTGGCAAGGACCCACGGCGCACGTGCGACTCACGCCCGAGCAGCCCGCGTCGATCTGGGCCGTCTACCGCTTCCGTCGCAGTGAGCACGCGTTCGACTACTACGAATAA
- the treS gene encoding maltose alpha-D-glucosyltransferase, giving the protein MTQTDPLWFKKAVIYELHIRAFHDSNGDGHGDIPGLIEKLPYLQDLGVTCLWLLPHYPSPLRDDGYDIADFYAVHPDYGTLADFQRLIDEAHKRDIRIISELVVNHTSDQHAWFQEARRDPKSPKRDYYVWSDTDDKYKGARIIFLDTERSNWTWDPVAKQYFWHRFFSHQPDLNYDNPEVQEAMLDVMRFWLNMGVDGFRCDAVPYLFEREGTNCENLPETHAFLKRLRKAIDSEYPDKMLLAEANQWPADVRVYFGEGDEFHMGFHFPVMPRLFMAVRREDRTPIVEILQQTPDIPENCQWAIFLRNHDELTLEMVTDEDRDYMYREYATDPRMRINLGIRRRLAPLMDNGRRRIELMHSLLFTLPGTPVMYYGDEIGMGDNIYLGDRNGVRTPMQWTSDRNAGFSRADGARLFAPVIGDPVYGYQSINVEAQERTRSSLLSWVKRLIRVRQRYPAFAMGQLRWLNPDNRKVLAFMREYEGQAILIVCNLSRFAQPAVLDLRDWEGQVPVELMGETPFPMISHLPYQLTLGPYMFLWFRLEKLAPGRGMP; this is encoded by the coding sequence ATGACCCAGACGGACCCGCTCTGGTTTAAGAAAGCCGTCATCTACGAGCTCCACATCCGCGCCTTCCATGACTCCAATGGCGACGGACACGGGGACATCCCCGGGCTCATCGAGAAGCTGCCCTACCTGCAGGACCTGGGCGTCACCTGCCTGTGGCTCCTGCCGCACTATCCCTCGCCCCTGAGGGATGACGGCTACGACATCGCGGACTTCTACGCGGTGCACCCGGACTACGGCACGCTCGCGGACTTCCAGCGCCTCATCGACGAGGCGCACAAGCGCGACATCCGCATCATCAGCGAGCTCGTCGTCAACCACACGAGCGACCAGCACGCCTGGTTCCAGGAAGCCCGGCGCGATCCGAAGAGCCCCAAGCGCGACTACTACGTCTGGAGCGACACGGACGACAAGTACAAGGGCGCGCGCATCATCTTCCTGGACACCGAGCGCTCCAACTGGACGTGGGATCCGGTGGCCAAGCAGTACTTCTGGCACCGCTTCTTCAGCCACCAGCCGGACCTCAACTACGACAACCCCGAGGTCCAGGAGGCCATGCTGGACGTCATGCGCTTCTGGCTGAACATGGGCGTGGACGGCTTCCGCTGCGACGCCGTGCCCTACCTGTTCGAGCGCGAGGGCACCAACTGCGAGAACCTCCCGGAGACGCACGCCTTCCTCAAGCGGCTGCGCAAGGCGATCGACTCGGAGTACCCGGACAAGATGCTGCTGGCCGAGGCCAACCAGTGGCCCGCCGACGTGCGCGTCTACTTCGGCGAGGGCGACGAGTTCCACATGGGCTTCCACTTCCCCGTGATGCCCCGCCTGTTCATGGCGGTGCGCCGCGAGGACCGCACGCCCATCGTGGAGATCCTCCAGCAGACGCCGGACATCCCCGAGAACTGTCAGTGGGCCATCTTCCTGCGCAACCACGACGAGCTCACGCTGGAGATGGTGACGGACGAGGACCGGGACTACATGTACCGGGAGTACGCCACCGACCCACGCATGCGCATCAACCTGGGCATCCGGCGGCGGCTCGCGCCGCTCATGGACAACGGGCGGCGACGCATCGAGCTGATGCACAGCCTCCTGTTCACCCTGCCCGGCACCCCCGTCATGTACTACGGGGACGAGATCGGCATGGGGGACAACATCTACCTGGGTGATCGCAACGGCGTGCGCACCCCCATGCAGTGGACGAGCGATCGCAACGCGGGCTTCTCGCGGGCCGATGGCGCGCGCCTGTTCGCCCCCGTCATCGGCGACCCGGTGTATGGCTATCAGAGCATCAACGTGGAGGCCCAGGAGCGCACGCGCTCGTCGCTGCTCAGCTGGGTCAAGCGCCTCATCCGCGTGCGCCAGCGCTACCCCGCCTTCGCCATGGGGCAGCTGCGCTGGCTCAATCCGGACAACCGCAAGGTGCTCGCGTTCATGCGCGAGTACGAGGGGCAGGCCATCCTCATCGTCTGCAACCTGTCGCGCTTCGCGCAGCCCGCCGTGTTGGACCTGCGCGACTGGGAAGGACAGGTCCCCGTGGAGCTCATGGGCGAGACGCCCTTCCCCATGATCTCCCACCTGCCCTATCAGCTCACCCTGGGTCCCTACATGTTCCTGTGGTTCCGCCTCGAGAAGCTCGCTCCCGGGAGGGGAATGCCATGA
- a CDS encoding phosphotransferase encodes MTAPIDLTKLPDYLRGQRWFAGKAWPIKSVSTVDNATVPLPGGRAFTLAVVEVVYELGSPERYLLPVLPSDEGVKDAFEDVEVLRALFQLIREKRELPSASGKLVGEWLDTPEGLIALPSPLPVRRLQVEQSNTSVVVGEQLILKVIRKLEAGINPEYEVGRFLATRTSFRATPTLLGALQSEGPAGATLAVVHRFIPDVTDGWRYTLDCFRQGARLSDTFLADLRVLGERLGQLHHALASSTDDPAFAPEPLLAEDVQRWSASIVGEMGVTLSQAARHSPELENRREDLIGHARQLAHVPPSGQKIRIHGDLHLGQVLRSGGDWLLFDFEGEPGRSFAQRREKYSALRDVAGMLRSFDYAEATVRLEGQPEGERLAPARQAFLEGYRAATAGAAFLPQSEASFTAMLGAFELEKMLYEVRYELQNRPDWVRIPVQALMRMEVRK; translated from the coding sequence ATGACGGCACCGATCGATCTGACGAAGCTCCCGGACTACCTGCGCGGCCAGCGCTGGTTCGCGGGCAAGGCCTGGCCCATCAAGTCCGTGTCCACCGTGGACAACGCCACCGTGCCGCTGCCCGGCGGTCGCGCCTTCACCCTGGCGGTGGTGGAGGTCGTCTACGAGCTGGGCTCGCCCGAGCGCTACCTGCTGCCCGTGCTCCCCTCCGACGAGGGCGTGAAGGACGCCTTCGAGGACGTGGAGGTGCTGCGCGCCCTCTTCCAGCTCATCCGCGAGAAGCGCGAGCTGCCCAGCGCCTCCGGCAAGCTGGTGGGCGAGTGGCTCGACACGCCCGAGGGGCTCATCGCCCTGCCCTCTCCCCTGCCCGTGCGCCGGCTGCAGGTGGAGCAGAGCAACACCTCGGTGGTGGTGGGCGAGCAGCTCATCCTCAAGGTCATCCGCAAGCTCGAGGCCGGCATCAACCCCGAGTACGAGGTGGGCCGCTTCCTGGCGACCCGGACGTCCTTCCGCGCCACGCCCACCCTGCTCGGCGCGTTGCAGTCCGAGGGGCCCGCGGGCGCCACGCTCGCCGTGGTGCACCGCTTCATCCCCGACGTCACCGACGGCTGGCGCTACACCCTGGACTGCTTCCGCCAGGGCGCGCGCCTGTCGGACACGTTCCTCGCGGACCTGCGCGTGCTCGGCGAGCGCCTGGGTCAATTGCACCACGCGCTCGCCTCCAGCACGGATGATCCGGCGTTCGCCCCCGAGCCCCTGCTCGCCGAGGACGTGCAGCGCTGGAGCGCCTCCATCGTGGGGGAGATGGGCGTGACGCTCAGCCAGGCGGCGCGCCACTCGCCCGAGCTGGAGAACCGCCGCGAGGATCTCATCGGCCACGCCCGGCAGCTCGCGCACGTGCCGCCCTCGGGGCAGAAGATCCGCATCCATGGCGACCTGCACCTGGGCCAGGTGCTGCGCTCGGGAGGCGACTGGCTCCTGTTCGACTTCGAGGGCGAGCCGGGCCGCAGCTTCGCCCAGCGGCGCGAGAAGTACTCGGCGCTGCGGGACGTGGCGGGCATGCTGCGCTCCTTCGACTACGCCGAGGCCACGGTGCGGCTGGAGGGTCAGCCCGAGGGAGAGCGACTCGCCCCCGCGCGCCAGGCCTTCCTGGAGGGCTACCGCGCGGCCACCGCCGGGGCGGCCTTCCTGCCGCAGAGCGAGGCGAGCTTCACCGCGATGCTGGGGGCCTTCGAGCTGGAGAAGATGCTCTACGAAGTGCGCTACGAGCTACAGAACCGGCCGGACTGGGTGCGTATCCCCGTCCAGGCCCTGATGAGGATGGAGGTCCGCAAGTGA
- the glgB gene encoding 1,4-alpha-glucan branching protein GlgB, with protein MKKPNERQQVDAELQQIVELRHPEPHRVLGIHPDGDGVVVRTYRPDAVAIHVLPEFGGRVPMTKRVDGVFEARVNGKTDAFNYQVEVEYPGHKTFTLRDPYSFLPTLGDQDLYYAGEGRHEQLWKRMGAHPVHHNGIHGVAFSVWAPTASSVSVVGDFNSWDGRLHLMRRMGSSGIWELFVPEVGEGTRYKFEIRTGHGGHRILKADPFAFRTEVPPATASVVHNLDQYQWTDSRWMEARAHKDVQREPWAVYEVHLASWRRVMEDGDRSLTYREMATALTDYVKKMGFTHVELMPVAEHPFGGSWGYQVGNYYAPTARFGHPDDFRFLVNHLHDNGIGVLLDWVPGHFPRDSHALGQFDGTALYEHADPRQGSQPDWGTYVFNFGRNEVKNFLIANALFWLEEYHIDGLRVDAVASMLYLDYSRKAGEWIPNRWGGRENEEAISFMRELNDRVRAKFPGAVVIAEESTAWPKVSQPTQEGGLGFHFKWNMGWMHDTLMYFSKDPIYRQHHHNQLTFGLLYAFSEHFMLPLSHDEVVHGKGSLYGKMPGDDWQKRANLRSLLAWMWAHPGKKLLFMGGEFGQPNEWNNDKSLDWHLLESPGHAGIQSMVADINRLYRSHPALYDADSEPLGFQWIQPDSAAANVLAFVRRSRQPGGHVVCIANLSPMPQENYRVGFPRHGSYVELLNTDAGEYGGSGMGNKGRIHTEPQGWDGQDASAVLTLPPLSVLWFTPG; from the coding sequence GTGAAGAAGCCAAACGAGCGGCAACAGGTGGACGCCGAGCTGCAACAGATCGTGGAGTTGCGGCATCCCGAGCCCCACCGTGTGCTGGGCATCCACCCGGATGGAGACGGGGTGGTGGTCCGCACGTACCGCCCGGACGCGGTGGCGATCCACGTCCTGCCGGAGTTCGGCGGACGCGTTCCCATGACGAAGCGGGTGGATGGGGTGTTCGAGGCGCGCGTCAACGGCAAGACGGACGCCTTCAACTACCAGGTGGAGGTGGAGTACCCGGGCCACAAGACGTTCACCCTGCGCGACCCCTACAGCTTCCTGCCCACGCTGGGCGATCAGGACCTGTACTACGCGGGCGAGGGCCGCCACGAGCAGCTGTGGAAGCGCATGGGGGCCCATCCCGTGCACCACAATGGCATCCACGGCGTGGCCTTCTCGGTGTGGGCGCCCACGGCCTCGAGCGTGTCCGTGGTGGGTGACTTCAACAGCTGGGACGGGCGGCTGCACCTCATGCGGCGCATGGGCTCCTCGGGCATCTGGGAGCTGTTCGTCCCCGAGGTCGGCGAGGGCACGCGCTACAAGTTCGAGATCCGCACCGGCCACGGCGGCCACCGCATCCTCAAGGCGGACCCGTTCGCCTTCCGCACCGAGGTGCCTCCCGCCACGGCCTCCGTGGTGCACAACCTGGATCAGTACCAGTGGACGGACTCGCGGTGGATGGAGGCGCGCGCCCACAAGGACGTGCAGCGCGAGCCCTGGGCCGTCTACGAGGTGCATCTGGCCTCGTGGCGGCGCGTGATGGAGGACGGCGACCGCTCCCTCACCTACCGGGAGATGGCCACCGCGCTCACCGACTACGTGAAGAAGATGGGCTTCACCCACGTGGAGCTGATGCCCGTGGCGGAGCATCCCTTCGGCGGCTCCTGGGGCTACCAGGTGGGCAACTACTACGCGCCCACCGCCCGCTTCGGCCACCCGGATGACTTCCGCTTCCTCGTCAACCACCTGCACGACAACGGCATCGGCGTCCTCCTCGACTGGGTGCCCGGCCACTTCCCCCGGGACTCCCACGCGCTCGGCCAGTTCGACGGCACCGCCCTCTACGAGCACGCCGACCCCCGCCAGGGCTCGCAGCCGGACTGGGGCACCTACGTCTTCAACTTCGGCCGCAACGAGGTGAAGAACTTCCTCATCGCCAACGCGCTCTTCTGGCTCGAGGAGTACCACATCGATGGTCTGCGCGTGGACGCCGTCGCCTCCATGCTCTACCTCGACTACAGCCGCAAGGCGGGCGAGTGGATTCCCAACCGCTGGGGAGGCCGCGAGAACGAGGAGGCCATCTCCTTCATGCGCGAGCTCAATGATCGCGTGCGCGCGAAGTTCCCCGGCGCGGTGGTGATCGCCGAGGAGTCCACGGCGTGGCCCAAGGTGAGCCAGCCCACGCAGGAGGGGGGCCTCGGCTTCCACTTCAAGTGGAACATGGGCTGGATGCACGACACGCTGATGTACTTCAGCAAGGATCCCATCTACCGCCAGCACCACCACAACCAGCTCACCTTCGGCCTCCTGTATGCCTTCAGCGAGCACTTCATGCTGCCGCTGAGCCATGACGAGGTGGTGCACGGCAAGGGCTCGCTCTACGGGAAGATGCCGGGAGACGACTGGCAGAAGCGCGCCAACCTGCGCTCCCTGCTCGCGTGGATGTGGGCACACCCGGGCAAGAAGCTGCTCTTCATGGGCGGCGAGTTCGGCCAGCCGAACGAGTGGAACAACGACAAGAGCCTGGACTGGCACCTGCTGGAGAGCCCGGGCCATGCCGGCATCCAGTCCATGGTGGCGGATATCAACCGGCTCTACCGCTCGCACCCCGCCCTGTACGACGCGGACAGCGAGCCGCTCGGCTTCCAGTGGATCCAACCCGACTCGGCCGCGGCCAACGTGCTCGCCTTCGTGCGGCGCTCGCGCCAGCCGGGAGGCCACGTGGTGTGCATCGCCAACCTGTCGCCCATGCCCCAGGAGAACTACCGCGTGGGCTTCCCGCGGCACGGCAGCTACGTGGAGCTGCTCAACACGGACGCCGGTGAGTACGGCGGCTCCGGCATGGGCAACAAGGGTCGCATCCACACCGAGCCCCAGGGCTGGGACGGCCAGGACGCCTCGGCGGTGCTGACCCTGCCCCCGCTGTCCGTGCTCTGGTTCACCCCGGGGTAG
- a CDS encoding DoxX family protein yields the protein MTATTTALLQGQLAHHSALPLRATLGSAMLYHGITKLQPQGLEQTSQVFEKLGIKPGRTWALLTGWTEVAAGVLSLLGIGTRVAAVSVLVTQAVAIAKVHGPNGFDIQEGGYEYNLSLMAAALGLLLGGPGGLSVHEAIQPRKRPRLTRLPWRHTVSPRRELLTQLFA from the coding sequence ATGACGGCGACCACGACAGCACTGCTGCAAGGGCAACTGGCCCACCACTCGGCACTTCCCCTGCGGGCCACATTGGGCTCGGCGATGCTCTACCACGGCATCACCAAGCTCCAGCCCCAGGGCCTGGAGCAGACGTCGCAGGTCTTCGAGAAGCTGGGGATCAAACCCGGCCGCACCTGGGCGCTCCTGACGGGGTGGACCGAGGTGGCCGCCGGGGTGCTGTCGCTGCTGGGCATCGGCACGCGCGTGGCGGCCGTGTCCGTGCTGGTGACGCAGGCGGTGGCCATCGCCAAGGTGCATGGCCCCAACGGCTTCGACATCCAAGAGGGTGGCTACGAGTACAACCTGTCGCTCATGGCCGCGGCGTTGGGCCTGCTGCTGGGCGGCCCCGGGGGCCTGTCCGTCCACGAGGCGATCCAACCCCGGAAGCGTCCGCGCCTCACCCGGCTGCCCTGGCGACACACGGTGTCGCCCCGGCGCGAGCTCCTGACACAACTGTTCGCCTGA
- a CDS encoding HNH endonuclease, with the protein MHAEARAHGWAALLGVVLLCTGCVTLGPEADLGSPGEAPADVSCGGQAVPTGWPDFSSHDSTALLAPFLTCGSPAEYVALQEHVDMPRLVESLTDWDAVRLGSLGPVREDAAGLLNRKRLSFLLQATDRYGLAHAEVFVRYLLDSAYDEELRELLFWLARDKRLETTLGRMPRACAELEARGLKLSARPDRDFQPGDLLRGAGRAVTDLLTHEQQKNAWYTHYARQRGQLPPSYQQDLDEVEWEAARQHYSAGNVLLGSVDHATFGVPLGFYYLAAGTGHGLSSLSRGEYEQAVRELTPVALLATLYVGGKGVRTVYEARAGGAGLRRGLETVRGRVSLLAERTRELQTRLGAGEEGLRELARYIQARREAGRFVAVGGMDAALALYEARGEVAKARPLLSKARPGSSGSPLVRQGTLASLVDEGVGHTPAVVEAKLAAVELEATGPRLPKSWRRWSWRPRARAFPRTWAYWRSTARLSTPRRPRPGAIRAGASTSTTTRNASMR; encoded by the coding sequence ATGCATGCTGAGGCCCGGGCGCACGGGTGGGCGGCACTGCTGGGGGTGGTGCTGCTCTGCACCGGTTGCGTCACGCTGGGCCCGGAGGCTGACCTGGGGAGCCCGGGCGAGGCGCCCGCGGACGTCTCCTGCGGAGGGCAGGCCGTGCCCACGGGTTGGCCCGACTTCTCCTCCCACGACAGCACCGCACTGCTCGCCCCCTTCCTCACGTGCGGCTCGCCCGCGGAGTACGTCGCGCTCCAGGAGCACGTGGACATGCCTCGGCTGGTGGAGTCGCTCACGGACTGGGATGCCGTGCGACTCGGCTCGCTGGGGCCCGTGCGTGAGGACGCCGCCGGCCTTCTCAACCGCAAGCGGCTGTCCTTCCTCCTGCAGGCCACCGACAGGTATGGCCTCGCCCATGCCGAGGTGTTCGTCCGCTACCTCCTCGACTCGGCCTATGACGAGGAGCTGCGGGAGCTTCTCTTCTGGCTGGCCCGGGACAAACGGCTGGAGACCACGCTGGGGCGCATGCCCCGGGCGTGTGCCGAGTTGGAGGCGCGCGGCCTGAAGCTCTCGGCCCGTCCGGACAGGGACTTCCAGCCTGGAGACTTGCTGCGGGGGGCGGGCCGCGCCGTCACGGACCTGCTCACCCACGAGCAGCAGAAGAATGCCTGGTACACCCACTACGCCCGGCAACGAGGCCAGCTCCCCCCGTCCTACCAGCAGGACCTCGACGAGGTGGAATGGGAAGCGGCCAGGCAGCACTACTCGGCGGGCAACGTGCTGCTGGGCAGCGTGGACCATGCCACCTTCGGCGTGCCGCTGGGCTTCTACTACCTCGCGGCGGGGACGGGCCACGGGCTGTCCTCTCTCTCACGGGGCGAGTACGAGCAGGCCGTGCGCGAGCTGACGCCCGTCGCGCTGCTGGCCACCCTGTACGTGGGGGGCAAGGGCGTACGCACCGTCTACGAGGCCCGGGCAGGAGGAGCCGGACTCCGGCGGGGACTCGAGACGGTGCGGGGGCGAGTGAGTCTCCTCGCGGAGAGGACGAGGGAACTGCAAACACGGCTGGGCGCGGGCGAGGAGGGACTGCGAGAGCTGGCCCGCTACATCCAAGCCAGACGTGAAGCGGGCCGCTTCGTGGCCGTGGGGGGAATGGACGCCGCGCTGGCCCTGTACGAGGCCCGGGGGGAAGTGGCCAAGGCGCGGCCCCTCTTGTCCAAGGCCAGGCCCGGGTCCTCGGGCTCCCCCCTGGTGCGCCAGGGCACCCTGGCCTCGCTGGTGGATGAGGGCGTCGGCCACACACCGGCCGTGGTGGAGGCGAAGCTGGCGGCGGTGGAGCTGGAGGCCACGGGCCCGCGCCTTCCCAAGAGCTGGCGGCGGTGGAGCTGGAGGCCACGGGCCCGCGCCTTCCCAAGAACGTGGGCGTACTGGAGAAGCACCGCCCGGCTCTCGACGCCCCGCCGCCCGAGGCCCGGGGCAATCCGCGCTGGCGCGAGTACGTCGACTACTACGAGAAACGCCTCAATGAGGTGA